The genomic DNA tgctgctgccgggATTTATTAGGCATTCCCGACCCTGCTGATACCGCTCCGCTATCGTgggactttttttttttcagagGGTGTGGACtcggcctccggcagctggggctccgccccagaccccgtggctcctgcttcgcaggagtggctAGGACAGTGTGGTTGGGTTAATTGAGGTTGGTTTTTTGGGTCAGTTGGTGGGCGTTTTCTAGCGGGCAGTGGAATTATTCAGGGTGTCTTTTTACGAGCTTCGGTGCGATGGGTGTCTATGTACCATGCTCTCGTACAGTAGTCCTCCCTACTGTTTCTGTACTCTAATGCACTACCTACTACGTATGCTCTGTACTTACTACTTTGTATTACTACTTTGTATTTACTCCTCTGTATTTACTACTCTGTATTTACTACTCTGTATTTACTACTCTGTATTTACTACTCTGTATTTACTACTCTGTATTTACTACTCTGTATTTACTACTCTGTATTTACTACTCGGTATTTACTACTCAGTATTTACTACTTGGTATTCACTTTCACTACACTGTTTCTACTACATTGTATCTATTCTATTATATACTCTACTATTCTATACTTTATACCGGGCAATTAGTTTAATTCTATGCTATGCGCAGTGTACTCTACAGGACTGTGTTTGTTCTGATAAACAACTAACTCTGTACTGTATTCAATCTACCGTATCCTGTGGTTACTCTATTTTCTATACTGTTTGATGGGCTTAGTGAGTTTCGCTGCATGTTTTGCTTCTctcattttattttagtCAGTTTATCCGTATATTATTTCTGTTCATACTTAGCTTTCCTTACTGACTTTACTGCATACTCCTATATTGTATAAAGAACTGTGTTAATATTATagttaatattttttctgtggtgctgttgctgctactgctgctcctgctgcttctccggctgctgctgttatcCACTTCTGCAACTATGCTtgtgctgctattgcttctcctattgctgatgctgatgctgcttctactgctgctctgctgctgctgttactgCTGTCTCTGCTGTCTCTGCTGTTTCTGCAGTACGAAATGTGGGTCGGCCTGCCAGTAAAGGCGTTTTGTTGTCTAGTGAAACAGCATCCTGGAGACTAGAATTGTTAATATAGCAGGAATAAGGTATAAACGCACAATTTAACTCCGAAATTGCAACTGGTGTTTGAAACCGAACTCAAACTGAAATTGGAAGCGAAACTAAAACCGTCTCCGAGTCTAACTGGGTAAGTGTGTTTTAAATTgactttttatttgtttaaCTATGGTCTGTAGAcatttgttgatttctgCCTACTCTCTTGACTCCGTTGAGTCTATTGCCTTTGAGCTATAAAATACTGTTTTAATTATGAATGTAGAACAGATCTGTGGtttcctgctgcttctggtgcaGGAATTGTAAATTATAAAACTGAAGTTGATATGAATTTTGTGCTTGCTGTTTGTTGTAGTTATTATAGTTACGTCTGTCTGTTGGAGATGTTGGcccagtggtggtggttctggttctggtggttgcggtgctgctgttgctgctgctgctgcgtGATACTCCTCAGGCAATTGCAAGAACCAGACCACCTACTTTGGCTTCAATGGTATCAAGTTGATCAAACAGGCATCTAATACAGAATGTAGAATATAGCATGCAGAAATAGACTTTGAGTATAGGTGCAAAgttaaaaatatatctaCAATGTATAACCCAATTAATGCTATCCCATGGGACTGGGACTATCCATTGAGCAGATATTCTCTGACCTCCACCTTTACTTTTGCCGAGGGATTCGATTAGTAATTGAGAAAGCAGAAAATATTGACAGTTTTTTGAGATCTGAACAGTGATTTCTGATTGCGAGcatgattatttatttatttagttAGAAAATGACTGGCTATTTTTAACCATACAGATATCGGATGATATAAGCTCAGGATGATAAGATAGGAAGATAGAGTTTTAGAGCAGGATCTGCCACTGCCTGTAAGCAGTAACCAGCTGCAAGGAAGCCTGGAATAACGCGCCGAATTTCTTGGTTGGGAAAATGTTCTTACCGCATTCAGCCTGCCGCGGCCACATCCAGGTCCTATTGAAAACGCACCCCCACCTTCCCAAACCAACAATCACCACCGCTACACCGACCGCCAGCCTCAGCAACGGTATCCCGTCCTCACCACCCACCTCCCGGAGACCTGACtccgagcgaagcgagaggagtagcggggtctggggcggagccccagccgccggaggcagcacctgcACCTCTCCCTCGGCAACTGGTACGCAGATTAATCGGGCGCATCGGTCCACACGACCAGCTGCCGTGTTGAGTGGGGTTTGGGGGAACGGGcgatgcctccggcggctggggctccgccccagaccccgttgctcctgctgcgcaggagattgctgggaccgtaagggagggggggggagGGTTGTTCTTGGTTGAGTGGCTCGGCATGCTTGGCCTAGACTCCCGGTTCGGGCTCAATCTTACGGTCTGATATTGCTCCGTTAGCAGCAGTTCTCGTCCTTTCAAGAAAATCGCAAGTGAATTAGTTATCATAGCCGATATCTCCAGTCTCGGATGACTCCTTTCTTAACAATTTTTTTActtattttaattttagAGACGTGTGAGGTGGATCACCGATTGCTGACCCTGAGAGTGGACAGGAAAACACTGAGGCTTTCTATTGTCACAGGGTAATTCGGCTGTCCAGACTATTTTACTgattgattatttttttttttttgaccgAATGAGTTTTCTTCATGTATTTGTTTCTGGCTTGTGTAGGAGAAATATCAGCCATATGAGTACTGGCAAATTATCTTTACGGAATATGGTGCGGTACTGTGTTTAATAAGAGACTCTAGTCTTGTATGAACATGATCTACTAGGGTGCGagtgttatttttttaatatctTTTAATACCAGTTCCATAGGGacattacccctgagataACTCTGATGCACATTCTGATGCAGGGCACCCGATTCTACTTATCAGTTGCCGAGTTTGGCTTATCTCTAGCGATCATATGCACCAGACGAAGATATCAAAACGTAGATCTGAGATTAGGACCATTCCAATTGCAATAAAAGCTGCAAAACCATTGGATTCTGCCATATTAGTTAGCTAGTTAGTTATTTAGAAGTGCTGAGCTTCAACTGATTGACGTAATAGACGTATACAGTATGTTTATTACGAAGACAGACCTGGTGAGCCAAAATGATCTGACTGAATACCCAGTTCCATGAACATAAAATGTTACTTGTTACTTCAATCGCCAACTAATTTTGCCAAGAGTTCATTGAAgttttcagcagctgagCCGTGAGAGAGAGggagaaagagagagagagtGCCAATTATAGCATCATTGGAATACTCTTTGTACGATAGACCGAAATCACTTGTTCCGCTCCTATCCGCCTAATTTTATGTCGTTGAAGCAGTTAagtaatatattatttgggGTCAATACTGgtcatatttattaaaattAGACCTTGGGGATTGAATATATCCTAGATACAGTGTATTTCTTTCAAAAAGGAGCCAGAGTTTATTATTGAGAAGACAGATAATGTCCCAGGAACTGTTCTGGGAACTGAATGATGCTCTGAGCCATGCCGATAATCAATATGATAGCAACACTCAAATTTCTACTTATTTTTCAGCATAATTCCCTTCTACTTGCTGTAATTGAATTATTAGAATAGATCTGAGGACAAGGTACCAAATTTATATCAacatgaatataaatataaatgatATCCAGCGTCACCACCCCTCAAGCTTACGGCTGAACGGACCGGCAATCACCAGAATAGCGAAGAAGAGCTTCAACATCCACAGTCCAAAAAAAGCCATTTTCATTCCCGAAATTATCACCTGAACATTCCATTCCCCAATAACAGGAGCCCCCACcccccgactcgagcggagcgagaggagctaccagggtctgggacggagccccagccgccggaggcagccagACTCCACAGATCAGCCGTGTGCCCCTGAGAATGCGTGACGCCAGTACACGTAAACAGAGGTATCGGACCGGAGAAGAGCCAATTGACCCGAGACACCGTCATCGTCTTTTGTAAATACTAGCTTTGTTTTCAGTTGATCTAGGTATTTGGCGCACGGACGACGCTTGCGGGCCACGGTTATATACGGTATTGCATCAGCCTCGGAACAGGCGAAAAGACTGAGCTCGCATCGCAATGTCCACGGTACATATATTGTCGCTGGAGCTCAGCAACCTGATTTCCCAGACCAAAAGACGCAATTCTGAGCTCAAACAGGTACGTTTGACTGTGTAcgagggggaggggtcatgcctccggcggctggggcgctgccccaggccccgtggctcctgcttcgcaggagattgcgggGACCCTGGGGTTCTAAGGGTGGGGTCGAATGGGTCGCAATGGAGGGTTCGTTGGCGGTGTTGGAGCTTGTTTTGGTACTAACTAATTGGCAGGAGAGTGAGAAGAGTCTGGCAAAATTACAGTCATATAAATCTGGTACCGACGAACGAAGGTTCTTGAAAGGTAGGTACATTGTGAGGATGGAACCAGCTTGTAGCATGTTCGTGATTGACCTAACAAAATAGAATTGGCAAACGACCCTTCTTTTATATCGCCGTTTTTGCTGGCAAGTTCGACGAGGAACGCCAAGTATGGAGCCACTGCCATACAGTGTTTACACAGTTTATTGATCATAGAAGCTATATCATTGAGTCAGATCGATGCGGTAATAGAAGCGCTACAGGAAGCAACCCATCTTGGAATTGATATCCAGCTCAAAATTCTTCAGAGTCTGCCGGCTCTCATTGAAAACTATGGCCAGGAATTGACCAGTGACCAGATTGTCAACATCCTTCATCTCTGTTCTATTTTGCAGGGTGGTAATAAGAGTGTGGTCGTCATAAACACAGCCTCTGCCACTCTTCAGCAATTGATTATTTCTGTATTTGAAAGAGTGGTCAGGGAGGACAGAAATGCTGCTAAGGTTCCTCCAAAGAAGACGTTCGAAGTAGATGTCGATAGCGACGGTGGTGCATCTAACAATGCCAATAGCAATGGCTCGGGACCCATTACGGGCACCAACAAAATTCTTATCAGTCCAGTTGCATACGATGCTCTCATGATATTCACCGACTTGTGTAATTTAACTGAAAAGCAAAAACCTGTctttttgaaaaagttcAATCATCTGCCTGAAACGTTTGGACTCGAGCTTTTAGAGAGCATACTGACAAACCACAGTGATATTTTCTTAAAGCATGTCGAATTTGCATACATTTTACGGACCAGAGTGGTTCCACTGTTATTGCGGGCATTTTCTGAGAAACGTGAGTTCTCTGTTACTGTTCGTGTTACGCGAATTTTATATCTGTTGCTGAGACGCCAGCTACCAATCTTAAAAGTAGAAGGTGAGGTCATTTTATCTTTACTGACTCACATGgtggatgaagatgctgctCCATATTGGAAGCGTCTGCTTTGTATGGAAGTTTTCCAGGGAGTCTGTTCAGAGTTTTCTTTAGTGCAAGAGATATACCAGGAATACGATGCCCAAGAGGGTACTAGACGAGCTATTATAAAGTGTTTGATTGCTGCATTTGGTAAAATCAGTCTCGAGAGGAAAGATGTTATTGGCTATGGTCCTGTATCTATGCCATTTCGTTTACCAGATaatgctgccactgcttctACCAGTGGTCTTCATGACGAAAATGACCCTGTCGACTATTCTGATGTAGTCGGAATATCGCTCAAGACATCGGTTGCTAGAGTTCCATGCATCGACTTGCTTGACAAAAGCGAGCCACCAATTGTTCCAGATACCTATCTTTATTACTTGGTTCTGGTCTGTATCAATTCGCTTTGTGAAGGTTTAACCCGAAAGGTGTTCACACAGTCgccttcatcatcatcaagtAATGCCGATATGCCTGTCAAATTTATTAAAGAATGCTGGCATGAGCTTTTGAGCTGTTACAACACCTTTTTCCATGCCaccattgatattgatttatATCATTCTTTGGTTCGCTCAGTTCAGAAATTGACTCACTCTGCAGGATTCCTCGATATTTCTGAGCCAATGGATGCGTTCATGTCTTTGATTGGTTCATTCTCTGTTTTGGTGCTTGAAGACGTGGACGGTGGCAGAAAGTCGGCTAGTGGCCCTAGCTCGAGTTCTAGTCCCAGTGTTGCTGCGACTGCGACGAGCATGGCCAGGAATCTCTTGAGCGTCGAATCAATTGTGGGTACTTTAGGATCTATTCGTGAACACCAGCGATCAACAAGTAACGCTGGCTTACCACAAAATACAAGCGCTTCGCCTGCTCCTACACATCCTCCTACCAACCCGGGAGGACAAAACACAGCTGGCAGATCACCGGGCTCGCCAACTTCACGAAATATTTTATGTTTTAGAGCGTTGCTGAACCTAGCACATTCTCTCGGTCCTAAGCTTTCTACTAGCTGGGATATTGTGTTCCGTACTATTCAACTTGCCGACTCGTTAGCAAATGGCTCTGGAAAGAAACGTGCTCGCCAAGTTCAGGGATCCCAGGTGTTTTCACAGCTTAGTGAGTTCAGTGCTGTGGACACGTCTTTTAGACGACTCTTGGATTCAAGCAAGGAATTTTCTGAATCTGCCCTTTTGGATATGATTGCCTCGATTTGTCGTATCTCCGAAGCTACGCTTGGTATCGCAAAACCAGGCCTTAGCggtgatttatttttcgcGCTTGATTTGTTGCGAGAGATTGGTAATACAAATATGAACCGTCTTGTATCGTCATCAGACAAAACATGGCCAAAACTTACTGATCATCTATTAAAAGTGATTGACACGAGGTCGGTTGAAGTTCTAGCTCGTTCTCATTCTGCAGATGTATTGAATGACCTCATAACCAAGGCATCGACAGCAGCTGTTACAAGCTCAACTGTGAACAGTGACGCTCAAAGAAAAGTCATCAGTACCTTGAAATCTGAAATTGACCGAGTAGTCAAGGTGCAAATTCCTAGTGAAGATTCATCCATTGCAAGCACCGAATCTGATATTCATGTGTCTGCTATTGACACTTTGAATAAAGTGCTTGACCTTTGTGGTGGTAAGTTTATAGACGGCTGGGATTTGGTGTTTGAAATCATAGACACAGTTTTCACTCCATTATCTTCGACTggttcatcttcttctctatCTTCAATGGCAGTGGGTAGCTCTGGCACAAAAGAAATTGACAGAGCCTCGCGACTGGTGAAATCAGGGTTCGAGTCCATGACTTTAATTTGCAATGATTTTTTAATTGTGCTGCCTGAAAAATGTTTAATAAATTTGGTAAGCACTTTGTCAAAGTTCTCCAAACAAGAGAGTGACTTGAATATCTCTTTCACATCTATCAGTTTCTTTTGGACTGTTTCTGACCATTTAAGAAATGTGCTTCTTGAAAAAGGAGCTGCTCACAATGATTTCAAGAGTCCTAtctctgattctgaaaagCTTTCAGAAGTGGCATCGAATGGTGAGTTTCCATTGAATATCTTTGCTTTGTGGACGATGTCGTTGCTACGACTGGCTATCACTGTTGGAGATACCAGAGCTCAGGTACGTAACGGGTCCATCCAAATATTGTTTCGTATTTTAGACTCCAACGGCAGCACCCTCCCTGTAGGAGTGTGGAAAACAGTCCAAACGATAGTAACACCAGTGGTCATGAAAGTTCGTCCGCCTGCCACCAACGATAAAGACGTAATTGCGTCTTGGACAGAGACTATTTCACTGATATTGAATGGTTTCAGCAGTCTATATTCCTCATTTATTGGACAATTTGTTAAGCAGGATGATTTTAGTCTGTTGTGGAAGACATTGATCAATTACTTACAAGCTTTGATCGATACAGATGCCTCTCATCTTTCTCTTCCTGTTTATACTGCATTGAATTCTGTATTGGTTAACTTTTCCAAAAACCAGAACATCTCCA from Sugiyamaella lignohabitans strain CBS 10342 chromosome D, complete sequence includes the following:
- the MON2 gene encoding Mon2p (Protein with a role in endocytosis and vacuole integrity; peripheral membrane protein; interacts with and negatively regulates Arl1p; localizes to the endosome; member of the Sec7p family of proteins; GO_component: GO:0005794 - Golgi apparatus [Evidence IEA]; GO_component: GO:0000139 - Golgi membrane [Evidence IEA]; GO_component: GO:0005829 - cytosol [Evidence TAS] [PMID 12052896]; GO_component: GO:0005768 - endosome [Evidence IDA] [PMID 12052896]; GO_component: GO:0019898 - extrinsic component of membrane [Evidence IDA] [PMID 12052896]; GO_component: GO:0016020 - membrane [Evidence IEA]; GO_component: GO:0005802 - trans-Golgi network [Evidence IDA] [PMID 16301316]; GO_function: GO:0005085 - guanyl-nucleotide exchange factor activity [Evidence IGI,IPI,ISS] [PMID 12052896]; GO_process: GO:0006895 - Golgi to endosome transport [Evidence IMP] [PMID 16301316]; GO_process: GO:0006897 - endocytosis [Evidence IMP] [PMID 12052896]; GO_process: GO:0006623 - protein targeting to vacuole [Evidence IMP] [PMID 12134085]; GO_process: GO:0015031 - protein transport [Evidence IEA]; GO_process: GO:0006810 - transport [Evidence IEA]; GO_process: GO:0006810 - transport [Evidence IMP,ISS] [PMID 11169758]); the encoded protein is MIFTDLCNLTEKQKPVFLKKFNHLPETFGLELLESILTNHSDIFLKHVEFAYILRTRVVPLLLRAFSEKREFSVTVRVTRILYLLLRRQLPILKVEGEVILSLLTHMVDEDAAPYWKRLLCMEVFQGVCSEFSLVQEIYQEYDAQEGTRRAIIKCLIAAFGKISLERKDVIGYGPVSMPFRLPDNAATASTSGLHDENDPVDYSDVVGISLKTSVARVPCIDLLDKSEPPIVPDTYLYYLVLVCINSLCEGLTRKVFTQSPSSSSSNADMPVKFIKECWHELLSCYNTFFHATIDIDLYHSLVRSVQKLTHSAGFLDISEPMDAFMSLIGSFSVLVLEDVDGGRKSASGPSSSSSPSVAATATSMARNLLSVESIVGTLGSIREHQRSTSNAGLPQNTSASPAPTHPPTNPGGQNTAGRSPGSPTSRNILCFRALLNLAHSLGPKLSTSWDIVFRTIQLADSLANGSGKKRARQVQGSQVFSQLSEFSAVDTSFRRLLDSSKEFSESALLDMIASICRISEATLGIAKPGLSGDLFFALDLLREIGNTNMNRLVSSSDKTWPKLTDHLLKVIDTRSVEVLARSHSADVLNDLITKASTAAVTSSTVNSDAQRKVISTLKSEIDRVVKVQIPSEDSSIASTESDIHVSAIDTLNKVLDLCGGKFIDGWDLVFEIIDTVFTPLSSTGSSSSLSSMAVGSSGTKEIDRASRLVKSGFESMTLICNDFLIVLPEKCLINLVSTLSKFSKQESDLNISFTSISFFWTVSDHLRNVLLEKGAAHNDFKSPISDSEKLSEVASNGEFPLNIFALWTMSLLRLAITVGDTRAQVRNGSIQILFRILDSNGSTLPVGVWKTVQTIVTPVVMKVRPPATNDKDVIASWTETISLILNGFSSLYSSFIGQFVKQDDFSLLWKTLINYLQALIDTDASHLSLPVYTALNSVLVNFSKNQNISIPAESIEEAWEFWTSQHIPESPVDTKLTQEALTVFVQIHQPLQALSSQKDCSYEKIAKTIKILEQCTSFAHIPHLYSDRDHMSPLQTKSLERIESIDISDVKVASLILEILSGFVLLAFSTSETKSQDPSSKRPTYISLAAESLQLLKTKFSIVLRADYDELCNNQTIEKIFSSLLVLMEKKFDCPLLAEKKGNKPKQMWQTGTEIFLYILEALLDSNFDIQLSQEHITAIWDVVLKCGLAIITNKSTSSLQYEPEYEKFDHSSYIKFISLVERGSTTSDDFWSRLLRGIFESSAIYYRGKINKEYYRIGDPDVSVLRLVRDPFYGSTERPILKSRVNLSHLCLRELFRLSYKPPKNTALVVQQSSKFLNWRVAITLHQYVADQPLRGRMPMPNVTRDELVKLLNLVYEYHDDKSLSQQFELVCKCISVSNKDKEILDLLEKCLLTIHRK